A region of the Exiguobacterium aurantiacum DSM 6208 genome:
CCTCCGGCTTGCAAGATGTAGACGTCCGGCAACATCCGGATGCCCATCCCTTGACCGACGCGTTGATACGTCTCATATAAGTCCGTAAATTGACGTTCGGTCACTTTCACCCCGTTCGTCCGGATGTAACCGATTTGAATCCAGTGGGCGAACATCGACAACGACACGATGAAGCCGATGATGACTAAAAAGAAGCCGAGCGATGCGATCGTTAAGACGATGGCTAAAAGAATTGTCATAATACTCGATGCGACGAGCAAGCCGAAATACAAGTTTTCGTGCTTATGGATAAGTTTTGTTTGATTCACGTAATATTCCCCTTCATTTTCCAATTAACAACATAATTATAGCGGCTTCCTTCTAAAAAGCAACAAAAAAATAGAAACTGACGAAGTGTCAGTTTCTATCGAATTGTCACGCTATACAATTGATCGTCTTCAGAGCCGGGATTGCCTCGCCCATCCGTATTGTTCGTGATGTAATATAGACGGTCTCCCTCGAGCCAGACGTCACGGATTCGGCCTTTGTCTTCGACAATCGCCGTCACTTCTCTCGTCTCCCGCTCAAGGGCGACGAGTCGATTTCCGCGTAACGTCGCCATATAGACGTAATCCTCATCCGCGATGATGCCGGACGGGGCCCACGACGTCGATCCGACTTCGAACCAAGGCGTCTCTAATCCGTCGCCGGTCTCTTCCGCCTCGATAAGCGGCCAGCCGTAGTTGTTGCCGCGTTCGATGATATTCACTTCATCGTGACCGGATGCCCCGTGCTCACTCGCATAGAGGACCCCGTCGACAAGCGCCAGCCCTTGCGGATTACGATGGCCCGAAGAATAAATCCAGTCGACCGGCTCACCTTCACCCGAGAGCGGGACAGCAAGAATCTTTCCAGCGAGTGATGTATTATCTTGGGCGAGATCGGGCACGAGCGCATCACCGGTCGTGACCCAGAGCATGTCATCGTCGAGGAGCAAGCGTCCACCATTATGGAACTGGGCACCGGGGATATCTTCGAGCACGATGCTCGTCTCTTCAAACCGTTCGCCGTCCCACGTCAGCTCGACGACGCGATTTTTAACGTCCCCAGGCGTCCCATACGTATGGTAGGCATACAGCTGACGGGACGTATCGAAGTCATCTGTCAGCGCCAACCCAAGGAGCCCGCCTTCCCCGATTTCGAGAACATCCTCGGTCAACTCGACCGGTTGTCGGTCCACGTTCCCGTCCGCTCCAATGACCGCGATCGTACCACCCCGTTCCGAGACGAGCCAGCCGTCTTCAGTCCGCGCAATCGACCACGGTACATCGAGTTGTCCGGCGAGCGCCTCACTCGTCCCGATCGACAATCGTGCTTCCGTCGACTCATCCGTCTGTCCGCCTTCTTCTTCCGTTTGCTCAGGCGCCTCTTCGACCGGTGTTTCTTCTTGTACAGCGTCTTCTGTCGGTTCGGACGCACATCCGGCGACGAAGACGAGAGACAAGAGTAGGATCCATCGTTTCAATTTGACCGCCTCCCTTTCCACCATCATACCGCGACTTTAGTTGTCACGTGAAGGTTCGGGTGGGCGAGCGGGCAAGCGCAAGGCGATCAAAAGGGCGATGAACGCTGCCAACGCCGCTCCAACGAAGACGGTGTTCAGACCGGTCGCAATCAATTGCTCTCCTTGTAAGCGGACGGTCTCGTCAAGCGCCGCACTTGTCGTCCGGTTGAAGAACGATTCGAGAGAGGCACCGCGCAACATCTCATCGTTCCGGAATCCGCTCAAGACGATAAAGTTGAATATCGCACCAAAAATGGCGACACCGAGCGTCTGCCCGACCGTACTTAAAAATGAATTCGCCGCCGTGGCCGTCCCTCGTTGACGGTACGAGACGACCGTTTGCAACACGACGATGAACATCTGTTGCGACAATCCGAAGCCGACGCCGATGATGGCGACGGCGAGATAGATGAACACGTCCGGGCTCGACTGGGTGAGAAACGTCAAAATGATCGTCCCGACCAGCAAGAGACTCATTCCTGTGACGGCACGGCGCCTTGGCGAAGCCGCCCCGAGCGTTCGCCCTCCAATGATCGACGTGAACGTCCACGCCACCGACAACGGCATGAGCATGAACCCTGCCTCTGTCGCCGACTTTCCGAGGACAGCCTGCGCCCAGATCGGAATGTACGCCGACATCGACACGAGCACCCACGCCGCGAAGAAGACAGCCCCATTGATCGAGGCGATGATCGGTTGCTTCAGCAGATCAAGCGGCAATAGCGGCGTCGCGGCTCGACGCTCCGACATGAAGAAACTCGTCAGGAGACCGACGCTGGCAATCCCGCTGACGATGACCGGTACCGTCCACACGTTCGTCTCACTGAACGTGATAAGGGCATACAAAAAAGCTGACGTCCCACCGGCAAACAAGAGGGCGCCTTTGACATCGATTCGTTCGGTCGTCTCCGTAACCTTTTCTTTGTAGAACACGACAATCATTAAAAACGACAGGAGCGCGAAAGGTACGTTCAATAGAAAGACGTAGCGCCACGACAACGTTTCGACCAAGAAACCACCGATGACCGGCCCGAGCACACCGGACACGCCCCAGACGGCACTCAAAATCCCCTGGATTTTTCCGCGCTCCTCATATTTATATAAGTCTCCGATAATCGTCATCGAGATCGGCAGCACCGCCCCGGCACCGAGCCCTTGGAGCGCCCTGAAAATAATGAGTTGCTCCATCGATCCCGCGAGTCCGCATAGAAGCGAAGCAACAGTGAACAAACCGATTCCGAACAACAAGACGCGTTTACGCCCGAACAAGTCGGCGACTTTACCGTAAATAGGAGTCGATACGGCGGTGAATAGTAAATAAGACGCGAACACCCAACTGACGAGTGCCG
Encoded here:
- a CDS encoding PQQ-dependent sugar dehydrogenase, whose translation is MKRWILLLSLVFVAGCASEPTEDAVQEETPVEEAPEQTEEEGGQTDESTEARLSIGTSEALAGQLDVPWSIARTEDGWLVSERGGTIAVIGADGNVDRQPVELTEDVLEIGEGGLLGLALTDDFDTSRQLYAYHTYGTPGDVKNRVVELTWDGERFEETSIVLEDIPGAQFHNGGRLLLDDDMLWVTTGDALVPDLAQDNTSLAGKILAVPLSGEGEPVDWIYSSGHRNPQGLALVDGVLYASEHGASGHDEVNIIERGNNYGWPLIEAEETGDGLETPWFEVGSTSWAPSGIIADEDYVYMATLRGNRLVALERETREVTAIVEDKGRIRDVWLEGDRLYYITNNTDGRGNPGSEDDQLYSVTIR
- a CDS encoding MDR family MFS transporter, whose translation is MRKNVTIALLLATFLAAIEGTVVSVATPVIASDLNGAALVSWVFASYLLFTAVSTPIYGKVADLFGRKRVLLFGIGLFTVASLLCGLAGSMEQLIIFRALQGLGAGAVLPISMTIIGDLYKYEERGKIQGILSAVWGVSGVLGPVIGGFLVETLSWRYVFLLNVPFALLSFLMIVVFYKEKVTETTERIDVKGALLFAGGTSAFLYALITFSETNVWTVPVIVSGIASVGLLTSFFMSERRAATPLLPLDLLKQPIIASINGAVFFAAWVLVSMSAYIPIWAQAVLGKSATEAGFMLMPLSVAWTFTSIIGGRTLGAASPRRRAVTGMSLLLVGTIILTFLTQSSPDVFIYLAVAIIGVGFGLSQQMFIVVLQTVVSYRQRGTATAANSFLSTVGQTLGVAIFGAIFNFIVLSGFRNDEMLRGASLESFFNRTTSAALDETVRLQGEQLIATGLNTVFVGAALAAFIALLIALRLPARPPEPSRDN